A single region of the Rhipicephalus microplus isolate Deutch F79 chromosome 10, USDA_Rmic, whole genome shotgun sequence genome encodes:
- the LOC142774187 gene encoding uncharacterized protein LOC142774187, with protein sequence MFTKGVVVVYLSCFSLAKAMIFFNNVLVVPINDVLTFGDYCYLFGRNFTGRMRLPNKCERWTCYANINTVVVVKCAELPDHCDTIGFRNDPLPKCCNTVCNPSQFMCQTHDNRMLKNGQELNSTKPCVRYVCKEGTLVTQTCQGYEDSKCAAANIDPCAPYPYCCGAAKVCQG encoded by the exons ATGTTTACCAAAGGAGTGGTTGTTGTATACCTCTCTTGCTTTTCACTCGCCAAAGCAATGATCTTTTTTAACAACGTCCTAGTTGTTCCAATTAACGACGTCCTTACTTTCGGAG ATTACTGCTATCTTTTTGGGAGGAACTTTACAGGACGAATGCGATTACCAAACAAGTGTGAAAGATGGACCTGTTATGCTAATATCAACACTGTGGTGGTGGTTAA GTGTGCCGAACTTCCAGATCACTGTGACACTATAGGCTTTCGCAATGATCCCTTGCCAAAGTGCTGTAACACCGTGTGTAATCCAAGTCAAT TCATGTGTCAAACCCACGACAACAGGATGTTAAAGAACGGCCAAGAATTGAACTCAACGAAGCCATGCGTGCGGTACGTTTGCAAGGAAGGAACGCTCGTTACACAGAC atGTCAGGGGTATGAGGACTCGAAGTGTGCTGCCGCCAACATAGATCCCTGCGCCCCTTACCCTTATTGCTGCGGTGCAGCAAAGGTCTGTCAAGGTTGA